In one Chitinophaga sancti genomic region, the following are encoded:
- a CDS encoding LytR/AlgR family response regulator transcription factor produces the protein MLNCVIIDDEPLAREGMADYVKEIDFLHLVDTCENPVALMKLMDQHPIDLIFLDIQMPKMNGIDFLKIIQRPPMVIITTAYPSYALEGFQLNVLDYLLKPITFDRFFKAVSKAREYHQLVNRANVQKTEATTDYFFIKCGSKYEKIHFEDILYVEGMQNYITIYTVKGKYVTLLYLKNLEQNLDSQAFIRVHKSYIVAIDKIEAIEGNEIFIQHHRIPISRNYREQVIEQVVSNKLWDKIRFS, from the coding sequence ATGTTAAACTGCGTAATCATAGATGATGAACCGCTGGCCCGCGAAGGAATGGCCGACTATGTGAAGGAAATTGATTTTCTCCACCTGGTCGATACCTGCGAAAACCCGGTTGCGCTCATGAAACTCATGGACCAGCATCCCATCGACCTTATCTTCCTCGATATTCAAATGCCTAAAATGAACGGCATCGATTTCCTGAAGATTATTCAGCGGCCTCCTATGGTGATCATCACCACTGCTTATCCCAGTTATGCGCTTGAAGGTTTTCAGTTAAACGTTTTGGACTACCTGCTGAAACCTATCACCTTTGACCGCTTTTTCAAAGCTGTGAGTAAGGCCCGGGAATACCACCAGCTGGTGAACAGGGCAAACGTACAGAAAACTGAAGCCACTACCGACTATTTCTTTATTAAATGTGGCAGTAAATATGAGAAGATTCACTTTGAAGATATCCTCTATGTAGAAGGTATGCAAAACTATATCACCATCTACACCGTAAAAGGGAAATACGTGACCCTACTCTACCTGAAAAACCTGGAACAAAATCTGGATAGTCAGGCCTTCATCAGGGTACACAAATCTTACATTGTAGCGATTGATAAAATTGAAGCTATAGAAGGCAATGAGATTTTTATCCAGCACCATCGCATCCCTATCAGCAGAAATTATCGGGAACAGGTGATTGAGCAGGTGGTGTCCAATAAACTGTGGGATAAGATCCGGTTTTCATGA
- a CDS encoding sensor histidine kinase has translation MRNFKVMPKWFYTYKLYHIPFWMFYQFVWWTVAVGNPIKAADIIFTTTMFPKYFTYVFWEMLAVCFNLYFLLPRYFEKGKYTTYVLLLVATTLITAACIVPGYYLTAYLAGTTVKALFHTDSFLNIVLANSLPSAIAAMTLAMSIKLGRSWLQTKRREQLLETEKLETELNYLKYQFNPHFLFNTINSIFFLIHKNPDMASASLAKFSDLLRHQLYECNDKQILLNKEIAYLENGIELERLRQNASVEVDIQLPAIYDARLGIAPFILMTFVENAFKHVSKQADQANWVQIELQVNGQELCLLVANSVSGTEEEEEVVRYGGIGLKNVRRRLELMYPGQYELSVNSNSASFSVRLTLELSVLQGLPVMHKIA, from the coding sequence TTGCGTAACTTCAAAGTAATGCCGAAGTGGTTCTATACATACAAGCTCTATCATATTCCATTCTGGATGTTCTACCAGTTTGTCTGGTGGACAGTGGCTGTAGGCAACCCTATAAAGGCAGCGGATATCATCTTTACCACCACGATGTTTCCCAAGTACTTCACGTATGTATTTTGGGAAATGCTGGCTGTTTGTTTTAATCTTTATTTTTTGTTGCCCCGCTACTTCGAAAAGGGGAAATATACGACTTATGTACTGCTATTGGTGGCCACTACGCTGATCACTGCCGCTTGTATTGTACCCGGTTATTATCTTACTGCATACCTGGCAGGAACGACCGTAAAAGCGCTTTTTCATACCGACAGTTTCCTGAATATTGTGCTGGCCAATTCTCTCCCCAGTGCGATAGCTGCCATGACCCTGGCCATGAGCATTAAACTGGGCAGGAGCTGGCTGCAGACAAAGAGAAGAGAGCAGCTATTGGAAACGGAAAAACTGGAGACTGAACTGAATTACCTCAAGTACCAGTTTAATCCTCATTTCCTGTTTAATACTATTAATTCCATCTTTTTTTTGATTCATAAGAATCCGGATATGGCTTCTGCTTCCCTGGCCAAGTTTTCTGATTTGCTCAGGCATCAGTTGTACGAATGCAATGACAAACAGATTCTGCTGAATAAAGAAATTGCCTACCTTGAAAATGGGATTGAACTGGAACGGCTCAGGCAGAATGCCAGTGTAGAGGTCGATATCCAGCTGCCTGCCATCTATGATGCCCGGTTGGGTATTGCTCCTTTTATACTGATGACCTTCGTGGAAAATGCATTTAAACATGTATCCAAACAAGCCGACCAGGCAAACTGGGTACAGATAGAGTTGCAGGTAAACGGGCAGGAGTTGTGCTTGCTGGTGGCTAATAGCGTATCCGGAACTGAGGAGGAAGAAGAGGTAGTGCGGTATGGAGGAATTGGATTGAAGAATGTAAGGCGGAGATTGGAGCTGATGTATCCCGGGCAGTATGAACTGTCGGTAAATAGTAACAGTGCTTCATTTTCTGTAAGGTTGACATTAGAGCTGTCAGTATTGCAGGGATTGCCTGTCATGCATAAAATCGCATAA
- a CDS encoding Na+/H+ antiporter, which translates to MHFTFTVYIGILLVILFLVMLAGRLKISYPIVLVIGGLALSFIPGLPQISIDPELIFLIFLPPLLYEAAWQTSWKDLWRWRRIVSSFAFLIVILTSGVIAIVSSSLIPGFTLALGFLLGGIISPPDAVAATTVLKGVKVPKSLVNILEGESLLNDASSLIVFRFALIAVTTGKFVFHEAVTSFCLVISMGILVGLAVGMVFYAIHRWLPTNASMDTVLTFVAPYVMYITAESMHFSGVLAVVTGGLFMSNKSHHFLSHLSRIRGVNVWSTIGFVLNGIIFLLIGLELPVIVQQLGEVSLWSAIKYSLVITFVVIVMRMMCTMGASLFTRVVSRYIRTADNNPGWRLPVVFGWAGMRGVVSLASALSIPLMLDKQHVFPMRDLILFITFMVILITLVFQGLTLPLVVKWVNLGEDRFFMPEHEQEAIMRKKMASYGLALLNNKYGEEIAGNDLLKSLKARLEGGVTFAENYIASEEGNEQVTHKIARYKVVLTDLINEQRGILRKMNKKDSIDEEIIRKHLAQLDLEEEYLVQRF; encoded by the coding sequence ATGCATTTTACCTTTACGGTCTACATTGGAATTCTATTAGTCATACTTTTTTTAGTCATGCTCGCGGGGCGGTTAAAGATCTCATATCCGATCGTATTAGTGATCGGTGGTTTAGCGCTCAGCTTCATCCCCGGATTACCCCAGATCAGCATTGACCCGGAATTGATCTTTTTGATTTTCCTGCCTCCATTATTATATGAAGCCGCCTGGCAAACCAGTTGGAAGGACCTGTGGCGCTGGCGGCGGATTGTGAGTTCATTTGCCTTCCTGATTGTGATCCTGACCTCCGGGGTGATTGCGATCGTATCCAGTAGCCTGATTCCGGGCTTTACGCTGGCGCTGGGCTTTTTATTGGGAGGGATTATTTCTCCACCGGATGCGGTAGCGGCTACGACTGTTTTAAAAGGGGTAAAGGTGCCAAAATCGCTGGTGAATATATTGGAAGGGGAGAGTTTGTTGAATGATGCATCGAGTTTGATCGTATTCCGGTTTGCACTGATTGCGGTGACGACTGGGAAATTTGTATTTCATGAAGCGGTGACGAGTTTTTGCCTGGTGATTTCGATGGGGATCCTTGTGGGGCTGGCAGTAGGGATGGTCTTTTATGCCATTCATCGTTGGCTGCCTACGAATGCAAGTATGGACACGGTGTTGACATTTGTGGCGCCTTATGTAATGTATATAACCGCGGAGAGTATGCATTTTTCGGGGGTATTGGCGGTGGTGACGGGGGGATTGTTTATGTCGAATAAGAGTCATCATTTTTTATCGCACCTGAGCAGGATCAGGGGGGTAAATGTATGGTCTACGATAGGGTTTGTATTGAATGGGATTATCTTTTTGCTGATAGGGCTGGAGCTGCCGGTGATTGTGCAGCAGTTGGGAGAGGTGTCTTTGTGGAGTGCGATTAAGTATAGCCTGGTCATAACGTTTGTGGTGATTGTGATGCGGATGATGTGTACGATGGGTGCTTCTTTGTTTACGAGGGTGGTGAGCAGGTATATCAGGACGGCGGATAATAACCCTGGCTGGCGCCTGCCGGTGGTGTTTGGATGGGCGGGAATGAGAGGGGTGGTGTCTTTGGCTTCGGCATTGTCGATACCCTTGATGTTGGATAAGCAGCATGTGTTTCCGATGCGGGATTTAATTTTGTTTATCACTTTTATGGTGATCCTGATTACGTTGGTGTTCCAGGGACTGACTTTGCCATTGGTGGTGAAGTGGGTGAATCTGGGGGAGGATCGGTTTTTTATGCCGGAGCATGAGCAGGAGGCGATTATGCGAAAAAAGATGGCCTCGTATGGCCTGGCTTTGTTGAATAATAAGTATGGGGAGGAGATCGCGGGAAATGATTTGCTGAAGTCGTTGAAGGCGAGATTGGAGGGGGGTGTGACATTTGCGGAGAATTATATTGCTTCGGAGGAGGGGAATGAGCAGGTGACGCATAAGATAGCGCGGTATAAGGTGGTGTTGACGGATTTGATCAATGAGCAGCGTGGGATATTGAGGAAGATGAATAAGAAGGATAGTATTGACGAGGAGATTATCAGGAAGCATTTGGCACAGTTGGATTTGGAGGAGGAGTATTTGGTGCAAAGGTTTTGA
- a CDS encoding Panacea domain-containing protein: MAYNPTTIANYFITTYGTIHAPLSIDKLVCLTYFSYGWYLAFSEGKSTLIKEPLICKRNEATFGSLFENMVDSWVNYYYKKLPNPQGNQSISKEDVRLLDRVWNTYGHLPRLRGIAFYNGDTPWKQTVVTGRLIIPMHLVYAYFKNMLIMSGTNAA, encoded by the coding sequence ATGGCCTATAATCCAACTACAATTGCCAATTATTTTATTACTACGTATGGAACGATTCATGCACCTCTTAGTATTGATAAACTGGTCTGTTTGACTTATTTCTCATACGGGTGGTACCTTGCATTCTCAGAAGGTAAATCAACCTTAATCAAAGAACCATTAATATGCAAAAGAAATGAAGCTACATTCGGTTCATTATTTGAGAATATGGTAGATTCCTGGGTGAATTATTACTATAAAAAATTGCCCAATCCACAGGGGAATCAAAGTATTTCAAAGGAAGATGTGCGCCTGCTGGACCGGGTATGGAATACATACGGACATCTTCCACGCCTTCGCGGCATCGCCTTTTATAATGGAGACACGCCCTGGAAACAAACCGTAGTAACAGGACGTTTAATCATACCAATGCACCTGGTATACGCTTATTTTAAAAACATGTTAATCATGTCAGGCACCAATGCCGCATAA
- a CDS encoding acyltransferase family protein — translation MQHPPITRKLHGLDHLRAFAITFVFLFHYNVFSHPNWISTIGSFGWTGVDLFFVLSGFLIAGQLFSEESISLKTFYTKRVFRIFPAYFFIVALYFLFPYLRERDTLPPLWKFLTFTQNMGLDLKNTGAFSHAWSLCIEEQFYLVLPILIIFFRTYHLSKIAPWFIGSLFLAGFGVRLYCWMNFYLPATTDTWMVWYKWIYYPTFSRLDGLLVGISLAAIKERLYKYSTPLLIAGLLVLAGAYILCEDENLFNESIFGFPLIAIGYGCIVAAAASPACFLYKHGNVLTRSLAALSYALYLSHKIVINVTQKIVSQWGIDKNSTIMFVICTLTCLTAAWLMRLLIEKPFLRWREKILLH, via the coding sequence ATGCAACACCCTCCAATCACCCGCAAGCTCCACGGGCTTGACCATCTTCGCGCATTTGCCATCACTTTCGTCTTCCTGTTCCATTACAACGTATTCAGTCATCCCAACTGGATTTCCACCATCGGTAGTTTTGGCTGGACAGGCGTAGACCTCTTCTTCGTACTCAGTGGCTTCCTCATCGCCGGCCAACTATTCAGCGAAGAGTCCATTTCCCTAAAGACCTTCTATACCAAAAGGGTCTTCCGCATCTTTCCCGCCTATTTCTTCATTGTAGCACTGTACTTCCTGTTTCCGTACCTGCGGGAACGTGATACCCTGCCCCCACTCTGGAAATTCCTGACCTTCACCCAGAACATGGGCCTCGATCTCAAAAACACCGGCGCTTTCTCCCATGCCTGGTCTTTGTGTATTGAAGAACAGTTCTACCTGGTCTTACCTATCTTAATTATCTTTTTCAGAACCTATCACCTCAGCAAAATCGCGCCATGGTTCATTGGCTCCCTCTTCCTTGCAGGTTTCGGCGTTCGCCTCTATTGCTGGATGAACTTTTACCTACCCGCCACAACGGATACCTGGATGGTATGGTACAAGTGGATCTATTACCCCACTTTCAGCCGCCTGGATGGCTTGCTCGTTGGCATCAGTCTCGCAGCCATTAAAGAAAGACTCTACAAATACAGTACCCCATTGCTCATAGCAGGGCTCCTGGTACTTGCAGGGGCTTACATCTTATGCGAGGATGAAAACCTGTTCAATGAAAGTATTTTCGGTTTCCCATTGATAGCCATCGGTTATGGCTGTATCGTAGCCGCCGCCGCAAGTCCTGCCTGCTTCTTATATAAACATGGTAATGTGCTCACCCGCTCATTGGCAGCACTCTCCTATGCCCTCTACCTGAGCCATAAGATAGTCATTAACGTGACCCAGAAAATAGTCTCGCAATGGGGAATCGATAAAAACAGTACGATCATGTTTGTCATTTGCACACTCACCTGCCTCACAGCTGCATGGCTAATGAGGTTATTAATTGAAAAACCTTTTTTAAGATGGAGAGAGAAGATCCTTTTACATTAA
- a CDS encoding YeiH family protein yields MEIVNKPFLDRTVRLTTREVIFLLAFVFCLTPLITPPIALLMGLVIAQFVGHPYLHLNDKATHLLLQISVVGLGFGMNVTSAIHAGSQGLLFTIASIVGTLFFGFLFGKLLKIEKKTSYLISAGTAICGGSAIAAISPVIKAEEKQISVALGTIFILNSLALFIFPAVGHLLNLTQTQFGLWSAIAIHDTSSVIGAASKYGAEALQVATTVKLARALWIIPLSLLSSFDKKKVKIPLFIGFFIVAMVLNSYVPIVQEYGHYVVDVSRAGLTLTLFLIGCGLNVKVLRAVGIRPFVQGIFLWILIASAALWSIITLV; encoded by the coding sequence ATGGAAATAGTGAACAAACCTTTTTTAGACCGGACAGTAAGACTCACTACAAGGGAAGTCATCTTTTTGCTTGCATTCGTATTTTGTCTTACACCGCTGATCACGCCACCTATAGCCTTATTAATGGGCTTAGTGATTGCCCAGTTTGTTGGGCATCCTTATTTACACCTCAACGACAAGGCTACACATTTACTCTTACAGATCTCAGTAGTAGGTTTGGGATTCGGCATGAATGTAACGAGTGCTATTCACGCCGGTAGCCAGGGATTATTATTTACCATAGCCTCAATTGTAGGTACATTATTCTTCGGCTTTCTTTTCGGAAAGCTTTTGAAAATTGAGAAGAAAACTTCTTACTTAATTTCTGCCGGCACGGCTATATGTGGAGGAAGTGCAATCGCTGCCATCTCTCCAGTTATCAAGGCGGAGGAAAAACAGATCTCTGTAGCCCTGGGAACGATCTTTATCCTCAATTCCCTGGCTCTCTTTATATTCCCGGCTGTTGGACATTTGTTAAACCTGACCCAAACCCAGTTCGGATTATGGAGCGCTATCGCCATCCATGATACGAGTTCAGTAATAGGGGCTGCCAGTAAGTATGGCGCAGAAGCCCTGCAGGTAGCAACTACTGTGAAACTGGCGAGAGCCTTGTGGATCATCCCGCTTTCTTTGCTGAGTTCTTTTGATAAAAAGAAAGTTAAAATTCCCCTGTTTATTGGATTCTTTATAGTAGCGATGGTGTTGAATAGTTATGTACCGATTGTACAGGAATATGGTCATTATGTGGTAGATGTTTCCAGGGCAGGCTTAACACTAACGTTGTTTCTGATTGGGTGTGGGTTAAATGTGAAGGTACTCAGGGCTGTGGGTATCAGGCCATTTGTACAGGGTATATTTTTATGGATCCTTATTGCCAGCGCAGCATTATGGTCTATCATCACGCTGGTATGA
- a CDS encoding M2 family metallopeptidase: protein MNRFTLVATGALFSLAACQSSDNNKNKLTQEQAQTYLDGYNKTYQDLVYKDNLAQWTLNTRIVKGDTLSQQLADAADKVLAEYTGSKANIDSAQKYLQLKDQLTPLQLRQFEVILFNAGNNPATAGDIVTRRISATNKQLSALYGFKFTLDGKSVTTGRIDEILESSNNLQERRKAWIASKEVGKTLKAGLDSLQYLRNASVTPLGYKDFFDYNAREYGMSEDEVIKLTRQFITEIWPLYRELHTWARYTLADKYKQPVPDYIPADWLPNRWGQDWSSLVDVKGLSIDSILKVHGAEWMAHQSEEFYKSLGFDPLPPVFWEKSSLYPVPADSPFTKNNHASAWHMDIANDVRSLESITPTTDYWSTVLHEFGHIYYYMSYSRPEIPVILRSGANRGFHEAFGTMMGLASLQKPFLENLNLIPKNTTTNDTLKLLKEALSYVVSLPWSSGVMTAFEYNLYAKRLPKEQYNQAWWKLVKQFQGIVPPSERGEEYCDAATKTHINDDPAQYYDYSIASVLVFQFHAHIADSILHQDPHATNYWGNKAVGDFLKKVMSPGASIDWRQQLKDDLHTDMSAKPMVAYFSVLMDYLKKVNAGKKYTLPEQPVFE, encoded by the coding sequence ATGAATCGTTTCACCCTTGTCGCTACCGGCGCCCTGTTTTCATTAGCAGCCTGCCAGTCATCCGACAATAATAAAAACAAGCTCACCCAGGAACAGGCGCAAACCTACCTGGACGGCTACAACAAAACCTACCAGGACCTCGTCTACAAAGACAACCTGGCCCAATGGACACTCAATACCCGTATCGTAAAAGGCGACACCCTCAGCCAGCAACTTGCTGATGCCGCTGATAAAGTATTAGCGGAATATACCGGTAGTAAGGCCAATATCGATTCTGCACAGAAATACCTGCAACTGAAAGATCAACTCACGCCCTTACAGCTCAGGCAGTTCGAAGTGATCCTCTTCAATGCCGGGAATAACCCCGCTACCGCAGGTGATATTGTTACCCGCCGTATCAGCGCTACCAATAAACAGTTATCCGCTTTGTACGGATTCAAGTTCACCCTCGATGGGAAATCTGTCACCACTGGCCGCATCGATGAAATCCTTGAATCCTCCAATAACCTCCAGGAAAGGAGAAAAGCATGGATCGCCAGTAAGGAAGTAGGTAAGACCCTCAAAGCCGGTCTTGATTCTTTACAATACCTCCGCAATGCTTCTGTAACACCACTGGGTTACAAGGACTTTTTTGATTATAACGCCCGTGAATATGGGATGAGTGAGGACGAGGTGATCAAACTGACCCGTCAGTTCATAACTGAAATATGGCCATTATACAGAGAGTTGCATACCTGGGCGCGTTACACCCTGGCTGATAAATATAAACAACCCGTTCCTGATTACATCCCCGCTGACTGGTTACCTAATCGCTGGGGCCAGGACTGGTCTTCCTTAGTAGACGTGAAAGGCCTGAGCATTGATTCTATCCTGAAAGTACATGGTGCTGAATGGATGGCTCACCAGAGTGAAGAATTCTATAAGAGTCTCGGCTTCGATCCGCTGCCACCGGTGTTCTGGGAAAAGAGTAGTTTGTACCCGGTGCCTGCCGATAGTCCGTTTACCAAAAATAACCATGCCTCTGCATGGCACATGGATATCGCAAATGATGTGCGTTCCTTAGAAAGTATTACACCTACGACCGATTACTGGAGTACGGTTTTGCATGAATTCGGACATATCTATTATTACATGTCCTATAGTCGTCCGGAAATTCCGGTGATCCTGCGCAGCGGCGCTAACAGGGGATTTCATGAGGCCTTTGGTACCATGATGGGCCTGGCTTCTTTACAGAAACCTTTCCTTGAAAACCTGAACCTGATTCCTAAGAACACAACAACGAACGATACACTGAAATTATTAAAAGAAGCACTGAGCTATGTGGTCAGCTTACCATGGAGCAGTGGCGTAATGACAGCGTTTGAATATAACCTGTATGCGAAGAGACTGCCGAAGGAACAGTATAACCAGGCTTGGTGGAAACTGGTAAAACAATTCCAGGGTATCGTACCTCCATCAGAAAGAGGAGAGGAATATTGTGATGCTGCGACCAAGACACATATCAATGATGATCCTGCACAGTATTATGATTACTCAATTGCAAGTGTGTTAGTCTTCCAGTTCCATGCTCATATTGCGGATAGTATCCTGCACCAGGATCCGCATGCTACTAATTACTGGGGCAACAAAGCCGTAGGCGATTTCCTGAAAAAAGTGATGAGCCCCGGGGCGAGTATTGACTGGAGACAACAGTTGAAAGATGATTTGCATACAGATATGAGTGCGAAACCAATGGTGGCATATTTTAGTGTGCTGATGGATTACCTGAAGAAGGTGAATGCCGGTAAGAAATACACATTACCGGAACAACCGGTTTTTGAATAA
- a CDS encoding HPF/RaiA family ribosome-associated protein: MDIIIQSLGFKASNALESYIREKLNTLKTDKIVRANVTLYKGPDSTPENNYCEIRLEVPGQDHFAKKVSPHFEPAVNECVDVLQAQIVKIRGRKEDGNRHQDKTNIQDVLMQQDSDNNEDVELEDVVK; this comes from the coding sequence ATGGATATTATTATTCAATCCCTCGGATTTAAAGCCAGTAATGCTCTTGAGTCGTATATCCGTGAAAAGCTGAACACGTTAAAAACAGACAAGATCGTACGTGCAAACGTTACATTATATAAAGGGCCGGATAGTACCCCTGAAAATAATTATTGTGAAATCAGGCTGGAAGTTCCAGGCCAGGATCACTTTGCAAAGAAAGTAAGTCCTCATTTTGAACCTGCTGTCAATGAATGTGTGGATGTTCTGCAAGCCCAGATCGTAAAGATCAGGGGTAGAAAAGAGGATGGCAACAGGCACCAGGATAAGACAAATATCCAGGATGTACTGATGCAGCAGGACAGTGATAACAATGAAGATGTAGAATTAGAAGACGTAGTGAAATAG
- a CDS encoding DNA-3-methyladenine glycosylase, whose amino-acid sequence MKKLTAKFYDRPDVLVIARELLGKVIVTRFDGVLTTARIVETEAYRGVVDKASHAYGGRRTNRTEVMFGTAGNAYVYLCYGIHYLFNIVTNKADIPEAVLIRAAEPLEGISTMLKRTGKAKADFTLTRGPGNVSKALGIDKVHTGYSLYSKEFYLADDGYVVEKVVATPRIGVDYAGADALLDYRFYVEGSKYVSGKR is encoded by the coding sequence ATGAAAAAACTGACTGCGAAATTTTATGACAGGCCTGATGTACTGGTAATAGCGCGTGAATTATTGGGTAAGGTGATTGTGACCAGGTTTGATGGGGTATTGACAACGGCGAGAATCGTGGAGACAGAGGCATATAGAGGTGTGGTGGATAAGGCCAGCCATGCGTATGGCGGGCGGCGTACGAACCGCACAGAGGTGATGTTTGGCACGGCGGGAAATGCGTATGTGTACCTGTGTTATGGCATTCACTACCTGTTTAATATAGTGACGAATAAGGCGGATATTCCGGAGGCGGTGTTGATCAGGGCAGCGGAGCCGCTGGAGGGGATTTCAACGATGTTGAAAAGGACGGGGAAAGCGAAGGCGGATTTTACATTAACGCGTGGCCCGGGCAATGTGAGTAAGGCTTTGGGGATTGACAAGGTGCATACGGGCTATAGTTTGTATTCGAAGGAGTTTTACCTGGCGGATGATGGGTATGTGGTAGAAAAGGTGGTAGCAACGCCCCGCATAGGGGTAGATTATGCCGGGGCGGATGCGTTGTTGGATTACCGGTTTTATGTGGAGGGGAGTAAGTATGTGAGTGGGAAGCGTTAG
- a CDS encoding tRNA(His) guanylyltransferase Thg1 family protein, whose translation MKFDELDSKMRVYETAHDTIVLPNIFMVARIDGRGFTRLTKELNDFEKPFDMRFRDIMIETVKHLMQCGFNILYAYTESDEISLLFDLHENAFGRKIRKYTSILAGEASAKFSLQLGQVAAFDCRICELPNAQLVQDYFRWRNEDAHRNALSAHCYWILRKTGKTANEATKVINHLSTAEKNELLFTHGINFNELPDWQKRGIGIYWGKTEKEGMNPVTGKTMTVQRRTLIVNDQLPMREEYNGFIEKLLNNQGY comes from the coding sequence ATGAAATTCGACGAACTAGACAGCAAAATGCGGGTATACGAAACCGCTCATGACACCATCGTTCTCCCCAACATCTTCATGGTCGCACGCATTGACGGGCGTGGCTTTACCCGCCTCACTAAAGAGCTCAATGATTTCGAAAAACCCTTCGACATGCGCTTCCGCGACATTATGATCGAAACTGTCAAACACCTCATGCAATGCGGTTTCAACATCCTCTATGCTTACACTGAAAGCGATGAGATTTCCCTGCTATTCGACCTCCATGAAAACGCCTTCGGCCGCAAGATCAGGAAATACACCTCTATTCTTGCCGGCGAGGCCAGTGCTAAGTTTTCTTTACAACTGGGCCAGGTAGCCGCTTTTGACTGCCGGATCTGTGAATTACCCAATGCCCAACTGGTGCAGGATTATTTTCGCTGGAGGAATGAAGACGCCCATCGCAATGCACTCAGTGCCCACTGCTACTGGATACTGAGAAAAACCGGGAAAACCGCCAACGAAGCAACAAAGGTGATCAATCATTTATCTACCGCCGAAAAGAATGAATTGCTTTTCACACATGGCATTAACTTCAATGAGCTGCCCGACTGGCAAAAAAGAGGAATAGGTATCTATTGGGGAAAGACTGAAAAAGAAGGGATGAACCCTGTTACCGGCAAAACCATGACAGTGCAGCGAAGAACATTGATTGTAAATGATCAGCTACCCATGAGAGAAGAGTATAACGGGTTCATAGAAAAACTATTAAACAACCAGGGATACTAA
- a CDS encoding carboxymuconolactone decarboxylase family protein, producing MKTRLNYFQHANNAMQALSGFAPYLAKSPLDKSLLELIYFRVSQINGCAFCLDMHTKELRAMGEEEHRLFVMNAWREAPFYSDRERAALAFAEALTTVNLGHVSDEVYDAAAAQFSEGELIDLVIAIVAINSYNRLNIVFGSPMPVGSYKVGMFAAKH from the coding sequence ATGAAAACAAGACTGAATTATTTTCAACATGCCAACAATGCAATGCAAGCTTTAAGCGGTTTCGCTCCTTACCTGGCAAAATCCCCACTTGACAAATCCTTATTAGAATTGATTTATTTTCGGGTATCGCAGATCAATGGCTGTGCTTTTTGCCTGGATATGCATACCAAGGAACTGCGTGCGATGGGGGAGGAAGAGCATCGCCTGTTCGTGATGAATGCCTGGAGGGAAGCGCCTTTTTATTCAGACAGGGAGCGGGCGGCACTGGCTTTTGCAGAAGCGCTGACTACTGTAAACCTGGGCCATGTATCTGACGAAGTTTACGATGCTGCGGCTGCGCAGTTTTCAGAAGGAGAGTTGATAGACCTGGTGATTGCTATCGTAGCTATTAACAGTTATAACCGTTTGAACATTGTCTTTGGTTCTCCAATGCCGGTGGGTAGTTATAAAGTGGGTATGTTTGCGGCTAAGCATTAA
- a CDS encoding ATP-binding protein, whose amino-acid sequence MEAIIFCGIQASGKSTFYKEHFFNSHARISLDLLNTRNREDIFLHACLNTQMPFVVDNTNPTRNERQKYIALAKHRHYTVKCYYFQTGLQDALSRNNTRHGKALIPEFGIKATLRRFETPELIEGFDAIYYVRLENNSYSIQNYSHEI is encoded by the coding sequence ATGGAAGCAATCATCTTTTGCGGCATCCAGGCCAGCGGCAAATCCACCTTTTACAAAGAACACTTTTTCAATTCACATGCCAGGATATCCCTTGACCTGCTGAATACCAGGAATCGTGAAGATATTTTCCTGCACGCCTGCCTCAATACCCAAATGCCCTTCGTGGTAGACAATACCAACCCTACCCGTAACGAACGACAGAAATATATTGCCCTTGCCAAACACAGACACTATACCGTTAAATGCTATTATTTCCAAACAGGACTACAGGACGCCCTTTCACGTAATAACACCCGGCATGGCAAAGCGCTCATCCCGGAATTTGGTATCAAAGCCACCCTGCGCAGGTTCGAAACCCCTGAACTAATCGAAGGCTTCGATGCTATTTATTATGTAAGACTGGAAAATAATAGCTACTCTATTCAAAACTACTCACACGAAATTTAA